A window of the Carassius gibelio isolate Cgi1373 ecotype wild population from Czech Republic chromosome B16, carGib1.2-hapl.c, whole genome shotgun sequence genome harbors these coding sequences:
- the LOC127975365 gene encoding prolactin regulatory element-binding protein-like isoform X1: MKTRVQRSQSIMGKRRAPELYRAPFPLYTVRVEPQSGLILTAGGGGASKTGIKNGLHFLSLDLVGGVHSATLLHTHETDTRATMCMCLAGDMIAAGQDANCSLMRFSQHAAKQAKKPAAKDGAGDKGAARKRGRKGQNGDGGGGGDVAQMKEDSPQVLVEDVGAVQADLSPQDPCVKCVRFSSDLTLLLSGGADGFVRVWEFPSLKEKFSFRAHKDELEDIDISPDNKHIVTVGRDFECSVWSGDQLAVGLCWHENMPQITEKMYRYKSCRFAKVEDQKDALRLYTVQIPHKRDRKPPPCYITKWDGRAFLPLLTKPCGNEVISCLAVSDSGTFLGLGTVTGSVAIFIAFSLQKLYYIQETHGIVVTDLTFLPDAPKSAAVKGNNEVVMLSVAVDSRCQVHAVSNRRSFPLWLVLFLCGLMLVGLILLLQSLFPGFI; encoded by the exons ATGAAG ACCAGAGTCCAGAGATCACAGAGCATCATGGGTAAACGAAGAGCGCCTGAGCTGTACAGAGCCCCCTTCCCTCTCTACACTGTGAGAGTCGAGCCCCAGAGCGGCCTGATCCTCACCGCTGGAGGAGGAGGAGCGTCCAAGACCGGGATCAAGAACGGACTG CATTTCCTGAGTCTGGATCTGGTCGGCGGTGTGCACAGCGCCACCTTGCTGCACACTCATGAAACAGACACGCGAGCCACCATGTGCATGTGTCTGGCTGGGGACATGATCGCCGCGGGACAGGACGCCAACTGCAGCCTGATGAGGTTCAGTCAGCACGCAGCCAAACAGGCGAAGAAACCCGCAGCCAAAGATG GGGCTGGAGATAAAGGTGCAGCCAGGAAGAGAGGCAGGAAAGGCCAGAACGgagatggaggaggaggaggagatgtgGCGCAGATGAAGGAGGATTCTCCTCAGGTGCTGGTGGAGGATGTTGGAGCGGTGCAGGCCGACCTGAGCCCGCAGGACCCCTGTGTGAAGTGTGTGCGCTTCAGCTCTGACCTCACGCTCCTGCTGAGTGGCGGAGCCGACGGTTTCGTCCGAGTGTGGGAG TTCCCCTCTTTGAAAGAGAAGTTCAGCTTCAGAGCTCACAAGGACGAGCTGGAGGATATAGACATCagtcctgataacaag CACATTGTAACAGTTGGCCGTGATTTCGAGTGCAGCGTGTGGAGCGGCGATCAGCTGGCCGTGGGTTTGTGTTGGCATGAAAACATGCCTCAGATCACAGAGAAGATGTACCGCTACAAGTCATGCAG GTTTGCAAAGGTAGAGGACCAGAAAGATGCTTTAAGACTCTATACAGTCCAAATCCCCCACAAACGGGACCGCAAACCCCCTCCGTGCTACATCACCAAATGGGACGGTCGGGCTTTCCTGCCGCTGCTCACGAAGCCTTGTGGGAATGAAGTTATATCTTGTCTTGCAGTGAG TGACTCTGGAACATTTCTTGGTCTTGGAACGGTGACGGGGTCCGTGGCCATCTTTATAGCGTTTTCCCTGCAG AAATTGTACTACATCCAGGAAACTCATGGCATTGTTGTCACGGACCTGACGTTCCTTCCTGACGCTCCTAAAAGTGCAGCCGTGAAGGGGAATAATGAAGTGGTCATGTTGAGCGTCGCGGTCGACAGCCGCTGTCAGGTGCATGCCGTGTCCAACCGGA GGTCATTCCCGCTGTGGCTGGTGCTGTTCCTCTGCGGTCTGATGCTGGTTGGACTGATTCTGCTCCTGCAGTCTCTCTTCCCAGGATTCATTTAG
- the LOC127975365 gene encoding prolactin regulatory element-binding protein-like isoform X2 translates to MGKRRAPELYRAPFPLYTVRVEPQSGLILTAGGGGASKTGIKNGLHFLSLDLVGGVHSATLLHTHETDTRATMCMCLAGDMIAAGQDANCSLMRFSQHAAKQAKKPAAKDGAGDKGAARKRGRKGQNGDGGGGGDVAQMKEDSPQVLVEDVGAVQADLSPQDPCVKCVRFSSDLTLLLSGGADGFVRVWEFPSLKEKFSFRAHKDELEDIDISPDNKHIVTVGRDFECSVWSGDQLAVGLCWHENMPQITEKMYRYKSCRFAKVEDQKDALRLYTVQIPHKRDRKPPPCYITKWDGRAFLPLLTKPCGNEVISCLAVSDSGTFLGLGTVTGSVAIFIAFSLQKLYYIQETHGIVVTDLTFLPDAPKSAAVKGNNEVVMLSVAVDSRCQVHAVSNRRSFPLWLVLFLCGLMLVGLILLLQSLFPGFI, encoded by the exons ATGGGTAAACGAAGAGCGCCTGAGCTGTACAGAGCCCCCTTCCCTCTCTACACTGTGAGAGTCGAGCCCCAGAGCGGCCTGATCCTCACCGCTGGAGGAGGAGGAGCGTCCAAGACCGGGATCAAGAACGGACTG CATTTCCTGAGTCTGGATCTGGTCGGCGGTGTGCACAGCGCCACCTTGCTGCACACTCATGAAACAGACACGCGAGCCACCATGTGCATGTGTCTGGCTGGGGACATGATCGCCGCGGGACAGGACGCCAACTGCAGCCTGATGAGGTTCAGTCAGCACGCAGCCAAACAGGCGAAGAAACCCGCAGCCAAAGATG GGGCTGGAGATAAAGGTGCAGCCAGGAAGAGAGGCAGGAAAGGCCAGAACGgagatggaggaggaggaggagatgtgGCGCAGATGAAGGAGGATTCTCCTCAGGTGCTGGTGGAGGATGTTGGAGCGGTGCAGGCCGACCTGAGCCCGCAGGACCCCTGTGTGAAGTGTGTGCGCTTCAGCTCTGACCTCACGCTCCTGCTGAGTGGCGGAGCCGACGGTTTCGTCCGAGTGTGGGAG TTCCCCTCTTTGAAAGAGAAGTTCAGCTTCAGAGCTCACAAGGACGAGCTGGAGGATATAGACATCagtcctgataacaag CACATTGTAACAGTTGGCCGTGATTTCGAGTGCAGCGTGTGGAGCGGCGATCAGCTGGCCGTGGGTTTGTGTTGGCATGAAAACATGCCTCAGATCACAGAGAAGATGTACCGCTACAAGTCATGCAG GTTTGCAAAGGTAGAGGACCAGAAAGATGCTTTAAGACTCTATACAGTCCAAATCCCCCACAAACGGGACCGCAAACCCCCTCCGTGCTACATCACCAAATGGGACGGTCGGGCTTTCCTGCCGCTGCTCACGAAGCCTTGTGGGAATGAAGTTATATCTTGTCTTGCAGTGAG TGACTCTGGAACATTTCTTGGTCTTGGAACGGTGACGGGGTCCGTGGCCATCTTTATAGCGTTTTCCCTGCAG AAATTGTACTACATCCAGGAAACTCATGGCATTGTTGTCACGGACCTGACGTTCCTTCCTGACGCTCCTAAAAGTGCAGCCGTGAAGGGGAATAATGAAGTGGTCATGTTGAGCGTCGCGGTCGACAGCCGCTGTCAGGTGCATGCCGTGTCCAACCGGA GGTCATTCCCGCTGTGGCTGGTGCTGTTCCTCTGCGGTCTGATGCTGGTTGGACTGATTCTGCTCCTGCAGTCTCTCTTCCCAGGATTCATTTAG